The genomic window CCTCGCGCTGGCGTGTGTTGCCCCGGCGCGTGTTCATGCTCCCTCCCCTCGCCCTCACCAAGATCGAACCATGTTGCATTTGCCGGCCCTGCGTTGGGGCAAGCCCTACGAGTCTTTGGAAAAACAGCACGTCGTCCACTTTGACACCGGAGCGCCGATCGCCGAAGTCAGCCAGGTCGGCGGCGGCATCGTGCAGCGTGATCTGCGGTCGGCCGGCAAGGCCCGCGAAGCCCTGCTACAACTGCCGCCGGATGATTTGATCGAACGCTGCAAACAGGCGGCCGTGTTGTTCGAATCGGCTACGTTACCGATGGGTGACGGCACCCAAGACGTGGACCAGTTCGTGCACCAACAATCGGCCAGCACCGGTTTGCCCGAACACATGTGCCGGGCCAACATGGCCAAGAACGCCTTTGTGCTGTCGCACATGGATCAGATTCTGGATTGCCTGACTCGCGGTCTGGACCTGTCGATCCTGTCACGCGGCTATGGCGAAGAGGGCCGCGGCGTGACCGTCAGCTACCAGGCTCAGTCGCCGATCCTGGGAGCCGTGCTGCCCAACAATTCGCCCGGCGTGCATACGCTGTGGCTTCCGGCTGTGCCGCTGCAGGTCGGGCTGGCACTCAAACCAGGCTCGCAGGAACCTTGGACGCCCTATCGTATGATCGCGGCCTTCATCGAAGCCGGTATTCCCCGCGAAGCGTTTGGCTTGTATCCCGGCGGTCACGATGCCGGCGGTGCGATCCTGGCGAAGAGCCCCAAAAGCATGATCTTTGGCAGTGCCCAAACCCTGGCGCAGTACGCCGGCAATCCCCGCGTGCAAGCTCACGGCCCCGGGTTCTCGAAAATCTTGCTGGGCGACGACATCGTCGATGACTGGCCGCAGTACCTGGACCTGATGGTTGAAAGCGTGCTGAGCAATTCCGGCCGCAGTTGCATTAACTGCTCGGGAATCTGGGCCAGCCGTCACACCCGTGAAATCGCCCAGGCGATCGCCGAACAGATCGGCCCGGTCGACGTCCTGCCGCCCGCCGACCCGCAGTCCAAGCTGGCCGCGTTTACCGTACCAGCCATGGCTACGGGCACCTACGCCATGATCCAACAGGACTTGGCCGAAGCTGGCGTCACGGACATGACGGCCGAATACGGCGACAAGCTGATCGAGAAGGAACACTGTGCGTACCTGCGGCCGATGGTCGTGCACGCCGATTCGCCCGACCGCGGCGTGGCTGCCAAAGAGTACATGTTCCCGTTTGTCAGCGTCGTAGAGTGCCCGCAGAAAGACATGCTGGCGCGGATCGGCCCCACGCTGATCGGCACTGTGTTGTCGCAGGACCAGGCTTTGGTTTCGGCGGCCAGCCGAAGCGTCGACATCGATCGCTTGAACGTGGGCCCGATTCCCACCAATCGACTGAACTGGTTGCAGCCGCACGAAGGCAACATCATCGACTTCCTGTTCCGCAGCCGAGCCTACCAGATCGCCGACATGCCGGTCGCGGCGTCGTAACGACGGCCAACCGTAGCTACGCTCGCCAGAGCGTGGGGACCGCGCCGCGATTCCACCGTCTGGCGACGGTAGCTACGAGAGTGTGTCGCGGGACGGCAGCGAAGCATCCGCATCGTCTTCAGCGTCGCCGGTGTCGCCGCGGTTGCTGGACGCGTCCGGTTCGCTGGGCAAGTACAGCTGAAAGATCGTGCCACCGCCGGGACGGTCTTGGATGGCGATCCAACCGTCGTGCTCTTCCATGATTTTTTTGCTGACCGGCAACCCCAGCCCGGTGCCCCGTGCTCCTTTGCCGGATTCGAATGGCGAGAAGATGCGTTGCCGGTCTTCGGGATCGATCCCCGGCCCGTTGTCGGCAATTTCGATCATCACGCCTCCTTGCTTGGCCGGCAGCGCCCCGATCACCACCTCCGCCTGCTCACGGCCGGCGACCGCGTCGATGGCGTTGGTCAACACATTCAAGACCGCTCGATGCAGGGCTTCGGGATCGAAGTAAGCCGGCGAGAGGTTGGAATCGAGCACCGTGCGAAGCTGGCAGTCGGCTTCTTCGGCGCGGACTCGCATCAGTTCGGTGACGTCGTCGAGCAATTCGTTGACGTCCGACAGCACCCGCTCGGGTTGGCGTTCCTTGCTGAAGGTCAACATGTCCATCACTAGGTTGGAAATCCGTTCCTGGTTTTTCTCGACCATCGACCAACCGCGGCGGACCGCTTCATTGTCTTCGCGTTTCAGACCGGTGTCGATCAGGTACCCGCCCCCGCGAATGCCCTGGAGAATATTTTTGATGTGATGCGAGAGCGTGGCGATCGTTTGTCCCATCACGGCCAGCCGTTCGCTTTGCATCATCGCCGAATAATAAAACGTATCTTCGATCGCCAAGGCCGCCTGATAACCGATGGCCGTGATCAGCCGCAGTTGGTCGTCGTTAAAGCGTTCTCTCGGCCCGCCGGCGACCAAATTGCCCGAGGACGTATACGTATCGACATAGATCGCCCCGACCACGCTGTATCGTCCCTGCAGCGGCACGCACATGGCTTCGCGGATTCCGGCCTGCACGATCGACTGCGCCGCATCCCAACGGCGATCGTCCTTGGCGTCGGTGGTCCGTACGGCTTCTTTATTCTCCAGCACATAGTCCAGGATCGTGCGACTGATTGAAATCGGTTCGGTGGCCTTCTGCGGCTTGCGGTCGCAGCGCGCCGCGGGCCGCAGTTCGCCGGTATTGGAATCGAGCAACATCACGCAGCCGCGATCGGCCACCACCCAATCGAAGACCAGCCGCAGCACGCGGTCCAGCAATTCGGGAATGTCGTTGGTACGGCCCACGGCCAGGGCGGTCAGATACATCACCTCCAACGAGCGGTCGCCCCCGGATTGGCCTTTGGACAGATCCGCCGAGGCCACAATTTTGGATGGCTCCGCAGCCGCCGCCCGCTGCACGATGTCCACGCTGTGAGCCGCTTCCAGGGAGGCCGGCTGGCTGGAACCGGTATAGATCATCAGCGTCTGGCCCATCTGAATCCGGTCGCCACTCCGCAAACTCTGGTCCACCACCGAGACTCCATTCACCTCAGTGCCGTTGCTGCTATTGAGGTCGCGGATGGAAAATTCGATCCCGTCCTTGGTGCTGACCAGGGCGTGTTCGCGAGACACCTCACTGTCCAGCAACTGAATCCCCGCCTTGGGGTCGCGACCGATCGTCTGCGGCTCCAGAGCCAGGTTGAAATGACGGCCCTGGTCGCGTCCTCGAATTACAAACAATGAAGCCATGGCTGCAGAATATAACAGTGGAGAGCGGGACACGTTATCATACCGTTGATCATCCTATGCGACTGAAGTACTTTCCGGTACCGAATGCGATTTTCCCTTTCCAATCGATGGGCTCTTGTTGTGGCACGTGTCTACCACCGATCTTGCGCAGCCTGCGTGTTTTGCATCGCTTTCACGCTCTTAATCGGCTTCCTATCACCGCCGCCGGTGCCGGCCCAGCAACCATTGCAGACCGCGCCCAGTGCGGAATCCGGCGGCGCTGCCGGCTCCGCCCCGGCGCCAGTGGCCCGAATGCGTGAGGACCTGCAGTACCTGGCCTCCGATGAGCTCACCGGTCGCGGCCCCGGCACGCCGGGTATCGATCTGGCGGCCCAGCACATCGCCGCCGCGTTTGAGGAAATCGGCCTGCAAACCGAGCTGATCGATGGGCAACCCTTTCAACCGCTGGAGCTGGATTTGGGCGCCAAGGCCAAGGCGGCGGAAACCAACCATGTCACGATCATGCCCAGTGAAGGGCCCACGAAGCAGCTGGAACTGGACAAAGGCATGAGCCCGCTGTCGATCGGAAATTCCGGCAAGGCGGAGGGCCCCCTGGTATTTGCCGGCTATGGCATCACTGCACCGGAATTACAATACGACGATTATCAGGACATCGATGCTTCGGGCGCGGTGGTGATGCTGATCCGCAAAAGCCCGGGCGGAGCGAGCAAGCAATCGCCGTTCAGTGAGCGGAAGCACGCGCGACACGCTTTTTTTGCCACCAAAGTAAAAAATGCCATCGAACACGGTGCGGTGGCGGTGCTAATCGTTAACGACCCGGCATCGATCGAGCAGCAAGTCAAACAATTGCAGCGCCGTGTGGACGGTGAAAAACAGCGTCTGCGGACGGTCGAAGAAACCCTGCAAAATGCCCCCGAAGGCCTTGAGCAGGTGCGGCAAACCTTGCAGGACACCAAGCGGGCGACGGAAGCCCAACTGCAGCGACTCGAAGACCAGCTTCGCGAGGGTCGTGCGGGACTGATCGGTGTCGATGGGGCAGGGGGGCTCGACCAACCCGCCGCCATTCCCGTCGTTTCTATCTCGCGACAGGTGGCCGATGAACTGCTGAAGCCCGCTGCGGGGGCATCGCTGAAAAAGCTGGAAAACGCCATCGCGGGGGAACTCAAACCGCGAAGCGTCGCTCTGCAAGACCTGCAGGTTGCTGTGCAAACCGACATCACGCAATCCACCGTTCAGATTTCCAATGTAATCGCTACGTTGCCGGGCAAAGGAGCACTGGCTGGTGAATCGGTCGTCGTCGGTGCTCATTACGATCACGTGGGCATGGGCGGCTACGGTTCCTTGTCGCCGGGCACGATCGCCGTTCACAACGGCGCCGACGACAATGCCAGCGGCACGGTGACGATGCTGGAAGTGGCGCGGCGAACGATGGCGCAACTGCAGTCCGTCGCCTCCCACCGCCGGCTGATTTTTATCGCTTTTACTGGCGAAGAACGCGGCTTGTTGGGCAGCAAGCACTACGTCAAGCAACCGTTGTTTCCGCTGACGCAAACCGTCGCAATGGTCAATTTGGATATGGTTGGCCGACTGCAGGACAACGAACTAACCGTCTATGGGACGGGCACCGCCCCCCAATTCAACGCCTTGCTGGACCGATTGAACGAAGCGGCAGGTTTTCAAATGCTGCGGGTTCCCAGCGGCTACGGCCCCAGCGATCACACGTCATTTTATCAAGCAAAAGTGCCGGTGCTGTTCTTCTTTACAGGCCTACATAACGATTATCACCGGCCAACCGACGATTTCGACAAAATCGATTTCGGTGGACTGGCCCGAATAACCGATATGGTTACCGACGTGACACGCGCACTAGCGACCGGACCAAGACCAAATTATCAGTCAACCGAACCAGGAGGCTCGATCACCCGTCAATTGACGGTGTTTTTCGGCATCCGTATGCGTAATGGCGATGACTCGGTCACCATTGCGGAGGTTTTTGAAGACAGTCCGGCCGCCCGTGCTGAGTTACGAGCGGGAGACAAAGTCGTCAAGATCGAAGGAAAAGCGATTCAACATTCCGACGGAATTTTGGCAGCGTTGCGTGCTAAACATCCCGGCGATCTGTTGAATGTGCAAATCCAACGTGACGGAAAAACGCTGAACGTCCGCGTTCTGCTGGCTCAGCGGCCTTAAACTCCCCTGGGTTACTGGCAGCGAGAAGTTTGCCAAAAAACTAACCTTTACCCCGAAGCGACGAATCGGCAGAATACCCTCGAACTGCAATGATCCCACGGGAACATTGCCTGGAATCAAGCTCGCCAACGTAAGGCCGACGGAACGGTCAACGCTGGCACCCAACAACGCACTATCATTTGCAAGGAGAGCGGACGTGCGAAACACGAAACTAGCGGCTTATTTGTTCGGATTTATGGCTGCTGGAGTCCTGGCTCCCCTAGCCGCCCAGGCTCAAGCCCCATCGCCCAGCAGCGGGCACCGCGTGGCAGTGGTGGACGTCGCCAAGATCTTCAAAGAATCGCCGGCGATCAAGAGCCAGGTGGAAAAGGTCGAGAATGAGCTGAAAGCTTACGACACCGCCTTGGGGAAAAAACGCGATGAGTTGAAAGCGGCCGTCGAACAGCTGAAGACCTACAACGTGGGCACCCCGGAATACGCCGCTCACGAAGAAAAAGTCGCCAGCATGGAATCACGGCTGCGTCTGGAAATGGCTCGCAAGCGTAAAGAATTGGCCGACGCTGAAGCTCGTATCTACTACGACAACTACCAGCAGATCACCGCCGCAGTGAAGTACCTGGCGACCTACAACAAGATCGACTTGGTGCTGCGTTACAACAGCGAAGAGATGGATCCGGCCAAAGGTGAGTCGGTGATCCGCAGCGTCATGAAGAACATTGTTTATCACGACGCCAAACTGGACATGACCGCTTTGGTGATGCAGTACCTGAACGCCAACGTTGCCAAAAACGACGCTCCGGCGGCCCGTTAAAGCAACCGCGAGACGAAACGCCTGCAACACCGTTTGCCGGCGTTTCGATAGTTTGAGATACAGACACCGCCCGACATGAGGTCGGGCGGTTTTAAGGCAGGGAGGCCTGACGGTCATGCGACAGCGAAACGAACACACCATTGCCCACCATTGCCAGGTCGAAGGGCGAGGTTACTGGTCTGGACAACACGTTTGTGTGCGTCTGTTCCCCGCATCGATCGGCACCGGGATCCGTATGGTCCGCACCGACCTGGCGGAAAAACCGCTGCTGAAAGTGGGGGTGGGTGCCCGCCAAGACCAACAATTGCGCACTACGTTGGCCTGCGGTACAGCCCGTTTTGCGATGGTCGAGCATCTGCTGGCGGCGTTGTACGCCCTGGAAATCGATAACTGTATTGTCGAAGTCAACGCTGAAGAACTGCCCGGGCTAGATGGTTCGGCAGCCGCTTATGTCGACGCTTTGCGTTCGGCCGGCTTGGTCATCCAAGCCGCTCCCAAATCACAACTGATCGTCGACCGCACGATCCGCATCGGCACCGCGGCCAGTTGGCTGGAAGTTTCGCCGTCTCCCGATGGCTACGCCCACTTTGAATACCAGCTGGACTACGGCCCCGATTCGCCGATCAAGCCGCAGAGCCATCGCGCCCGCATGAGCGCCGAAACGTTTTGCCACGACATCGCGTCAGCGCGAACGTTTGTAACTGCCGAACAAGTGGCGGAACTGAGCAAAGCCGGCGTGGCCGGACACGTGACCGGAAAAGACCTGTTGGTGTTTGACGAGCAGGGCCCGGTTGGCAACCTGCTGCGATACAAAAACGAATGTGCCCGTCATAAACTGCTGGACTTGGTCGGTGACCTAGCATTGGTGGGTTGTGATTTGGTAGGAAGGTTTGTGTCCCACCGCGGCGGCCATTCGCTCAACGCCACCGTCGCCAAAAAATTGCTCGCTGTGGCCAATACCGCAATCGAATCCAACACGCGACGCGCCGCGTAACCCCATGATACCCTCAACAGACAACCTCGCCTTTGATCGCCGACCAGCGACCGGCAGAGAGCGGATTGCAAAGGAATTGCATCGATGAGTAGGAAGATCGCCCCCACCGCCGCTGTCGATCCGCAAGCCATTATCGAAGATGATGTGCAGATCGGTCACTTCTGTGTCGTCGGACCGCACGTAACGATCGGGCGCGGCAGCATCCTCTCCAACCATGTCACCATCAGCGGCCACACCACGATCGGCGAAGACAACCATTTCTTTCCCGGCGCCGTCATCGGCGAAGCGCCGCAAGATCTGAGCTACAAAGGGGAGCCCACGCGGCTGGAAATCGGACACTCCAACGTGTTTCGCGAGGGCGTCACCGTCAATCGCGCCACCATGAAAGAAGATGGCTGCACTCGCGTCGGAAACAACTGTTACCTGATGACCGGCGTGCATATCGCGCATGACTGCAGCGTCGGCGACCGCGTCATTTTGGCCAATAACACGATGCTGGGCGGCCACGCGCATATTCATAATGATGTCACCGTCAGCGGGGCCGTGGGGATCTCGCAATTCGCGTCGATCGGTTGTTTTGCCTTTGTCGGTGCGATGTCGCGAGTGTTGCACGATGTGCCGCCGTACATGCTGGTGGAAGGCAGCCCCGCTCGCCCGCGATGCGCCAACATCGTGGCGCTCAAACGCAACCAATTCCCCGCCGAAGATATCAAGGCCTTGCAAAATGCCTTCAAACTCTTGTATCGTTCCAAAGTCGGCGCCGAACAAGCGGCGGAGTTGCTGATGGGCAGCGGCCCCATCCGCCCGGTGCTGAAACATGTATTTGATTTTCTTGAACATTCCCGCGGCGGTCGCCATGGACGCGGCCGCGACCGAAGGAGAGCGGCGTGACCCAGCGGATTGCAGTTATCGGAGCGGGACATCTGGGAAAAATCCATGCCCGCCTTCTCGGCCAAGTCGAAGACGCAGTCCTGGCCGGTATCGCCGACCCCACGCCCGCCGCTCGGCAGGCGGTCGAGGAGACGTTTGACGTCCCTGTGGTGGCCGACTATCAGGACTTGATCGCGGACATCGACGCCGCGGTAATCGCTTCACCGACCGGTTACCACGCTGAAATCGCCTCGACGCTGCTGAAGGCCGGTAAACACGTGTTCGTGGAAAAGCCGCTGGCGACATCGCCTGAAGACGCCTACGCGCTGGTTCAGCTGGCACAGCAACACCGTCGCACCCTTCAAGTCGGACATGTGGAGCGATTCAATCCGGCTTGGTCGGCCGGTCACGACGTGCTGCGGAACCCGAAATATATCGAAGCCGTCCGCGCCAGCCGCTTCCCCGGGCGATGCTTGGATGTGGGCGTAGTGATGGACCTGATGATTCACGACATCGACCTGGTGCTTTCGCTGACCGCAGCACCCTTGGCCGACGTACAAGCCAGCGGAATGGCCTTGGTATCGAATCACGAAGATCTCGCCGAAGCGAGACTGACCTTTGAGTGCGGTCTCGTGGCCAATCTAAAAGCTTCCCGCGTCAGCCCTACGCCGGCGCGGCAGATGCAAGCCTACACCGAAAACGGATTCGTCGAAATCGACTTTGGGGCCCCCACAGTCACGATGATCCGCCCCGAACAACAACTGCTAGACCGCTCCTTCTCGCTGGCCGACCAGACCAGCAACCCGCTGGGCTTTGCCGACGAATTGTTCAGCGAATGGTTGGACGTGCAGGCCCCCGTGGTGGAACCGCGGAATGCGATTTTGGACGAGCTGTATGATTTCGTGATCAGCATTCGATCCGCTGTCGCCCCGACAGTCAGCGGCTATGCGGGCGCTCGGGCGGTCGAAGTTGCCACCGCGGTGCTGGACGCCATCGAACTGCGTCAGTGGTCCGCCGGCCCCGGGCAACACGGTCCCCACGCCACGCCGGCACAAGGTATCGAAGCGGCCAGCCGTCAGTTCCGCCAACAGCGCCGCGCTGCTTAAGGCAGTAAAGATCAATTCCGGCACGGCTTCGCCTACCCCCTGCGGTCCTTCACTCTCCCTCCGGGCAATGGTATCTACACAAGGCGCCCCACCCCATTGCACCCTCCCTCCGGGAGGGTCGCGAGGAACGAGCGGGGAGGGTACTTGGACTTGCAGGTCGTCAGAGCCGTTATCCGCAGCCGAAAAACCCTCCCCTCGCTGAAGCTCGACCCTCCCAGGGGGAGGGTGAATTGCTTATAAACCCGCCGGCGCCTTCGGCTACGGGTTAAACGTTTCAATCGACTGCCTGTTAGCCCGGTCGAAGCGGGGCCAGCAAGATCTTCGCCCGGCCCTTGAGCGGTTGCCCTAATCCGCACACTTGCATTGACGTGCGGATTCAATATTGCGTATTGCAGGGCTTGATTATCGTCCGCTTACGCAAATTCACCACGGGCCGCACGCATGTCAGCAAGGATGCCGACAGACGCCACCGCCAAGCGTCTTCCAATCGTCTGTTTCGTCTTGATCATGCTGGTCGCTTTTGTTGGCTGCTCGGCATTCCGCAGCGAAAACGACGACAATGAGTCGTTCAAAAAATTGCTCACCGCACCGGACCCACCCGACACGATCGGTGAAGCGGCGGTGCCTTATGGATTGACTTACGCTCGGGTGCAAGGCGTCGGGGCCGTCAAAGGCCTGCCAATGACCGGAGCTCCGGCGATCCCGTCTGAACTTCGCGATCGATTAATTGCGGAGATGAAGACGCATGACGTACCGGAACCTGAAAAGTATCTGGAATCCAACCGCACGGCTCTCGTGATCACCGAAGCCATCATGCCGCCGGGAGTGAAACGGGGCGACGTGTTAGATGTCAAAGTCCAGACGCCCACCAGGACCGATGTCGATAACTTGAGCGGTGGCTGGCTGATGCCGTCACGCTTGCAAGAAATGCGTCGGCTGAACGGCGCCCTGCGAACCAGCGATGTGGCCGTGATCGGCACCGGTGCCTTGGTCGTGCGGGGCCAGCACGAGGGCAATGGCAGCGAAATGATGTTGGAAGGCACCATCCTGGGTGGAGGCATCGCCCAGATGGATCGACCGGTGGGGCTGGTGATCCGGCCGGAATTCCAACACGTCCTGCTGTCGGCCCAGTTTTCCAAAGCGATCAACAAGCGGTTCTTTTTCTTCGACGGTTCGTCACGGCGGGGGATCGCTACGCCTCGCGAAGACGACTTTATCGAATTGGATGTACTGCCCCGCTACGAACACAATGTCCATCGCCTGTTGTCGGTCGTGCGCTCGATTTCCGTAACTCGCAACGACAGCAGCTTACACGAGCGGTTGAGCAGCCTGGCAGAGAAGCTTCGCGAGCCGACGACGGCCGCGGCCGCCGCTTTGTCCTTGGAAGCGATCGGCCCCGATGCGGTGCCCGTGCTGACCGAGGCCCTGCAAACCTCCAACCCTGAACTGCGGTTTTACGTTGCCGAAGCATTGGCCTATTTAGATGAAGAGGCTGCCATTGAACCGCTGGCCCAGTTGGCTCGCGAACAACCGGCGTTCCGTCACCCGGCGCTGAAGGCGCTGCAGGGCATGCCTCAAACTGCCGCGACCAAGGCGCTTCGCGGCCTGTTCAACGAATCCAGCAACGAGCTTCGCTACGGCGCCTACTGTGCCTTGCGTGAGCGATCCGACGCGGCGGCCATGGTGGCCGGCCAGCGATTCGGCGACGCCTTCTTCCTGCACAGCCTGCCGTCGACCGCCGATGCCTTGGTGGCCGTCAGCTTGTTTCGCAGACCGGAGGTCGTGATCTTTGGTCGCAATCCCGCGGTCACACTTACTAAATCGTTGATCTCGCGAGGCGGGATCGTGATCGCACCGACGCCGAACGGACAAGTCCAGCTCAGCCGATTCCAAATCGACCAAGCCGACCGGACCGCTACCGTGCCTCCCGATGTGGCTTCGGTCTGTGCCGGAGTAGTGACCGTGGGCGGCGGCTACGGGGACTGCATGGACGTCTTAAGAGTTTTGAAGTCGGAACAAGGGTTTGCTGCCCGACTGGCCTTTGATCCCAGCCCTCGACCGCTGCGAACCTACTACCGCGACTCCGACAACGACGAAAACGAATCCCCAACAGACAGCGAGACTCTGGGGCCCGAGGACATTACTCCGGAACCGGAGCCGGAGAAATCGATCTGGCAACGCATGGCTTTTTGGAGCGAAGAATAAGCCGCCAATCCGCGCAGCTTACTTGTCCAGCCCCAGCTTGGCCAACCACTTGCGTGCCGGCTTGCCGTTGGCGTCCAGTTCCTCTTCGCGAGCGGCACCGCCGGGTCGCTCCAGCATGCGGTCTTTCAATTCCACGTTGCGTTTTTCGATTTCTTGACGTTCACGAGCCAAGCGGGCGCGTTCCAACGAGACTTCGATTTCAGCCTGTCGCAATTTGTCCTGCCATTCGGTTTGAATCTGCTGCAGTTTTTCGCGTTCCTCGCGGACCAAGTCGTCTTGATCCAGCAAGCCGGCGATCGCCGCTGCCCCGATGGCCACATCCCCAACGGTATTGGACTGCTGTTCGAGCAACTGACGTAATTCGGCGATTTCACTGTCGCGGCGGGCGATTTCCTTGTCGGTGGTCTGTACCATCGCACGGAGCGATTGCAATTCGTCGCGGACCGCGTCGGCGTCGCCGAAATCGCCGTGAGCCAGCGATTGGTCTTCGTTTTCCAAACGTTGCAGGATTAACTTCTTGCGTTCCTCCCAGCTCATCGATTCGGTGACCGCGCCGGTGCTGGTGGCGATTTCTCCGCGGACGCTGTGAGCGGCCAACTTGGTGGCCAATTCCTGGTTTTGTTGTTCCAGCTCCGCAAGACGTGCTCTCGCCTCGTCCAGTTCTTGCTCCAGAGTTTCGTCCTGCGACTGCAGGGAAGGGGTGTCAAACAGACGTTCGCAAAGGTGTTGATCCAGTTCCGCCTGCAGCTCGCGGTTACGTTGTTGCTCAGCATCTAAATCCGTTTTGAGGCAGTCAATGGTTTGCTGTTTAAGCTCCACTTCGGCGGCCAGCGCCTGCAGGTCTTCGATCGCCTCGCGGTCGTGCTCGTGCATCGATTCGCTTTGGCGGGCAACGTTATCGGCGAGGACGGCCAGCAGATCGGTAAACCCATCGGCTTGCTCGGCGAGGGACTGCTGCACGTTGGCCAATTGCCGATGCTGCCGGACTCGACGCGCGTGTTCACGACGCCGGTGTTCCAAATCATCGCTGCGGCGTTGCAGCTCGGCTTCGCGTTCACGCAACTGTTGCTCGCGAGCCTCCAAACGTGTCTCGTCGGAGACGCTGCGCCGCAGCAATTCGGAGATCGTGGCCAACTGCTGATCTAGCTCAACGGCCCCGCGCTCGGTAGCCACATCCTCCGCCGCACTGTCACTCGCGACAACCGGCTCTGCGGATGTCGTTTCCGCCACCGCCGCTGCCGCCGCTGGCCGCATGGTGTCTAGCGTCGCCGTGGAGAGTGGATTCGGGTCGGGCGAAGCCGTGCGTGGGGCAACCGATTGAGGTGTAGGCGACGTGCGTGGGGTGGCTGGCGCAGGCTGAGCCGCTTTTACAGTCCTTTTTGCTTTCCGTTTCCGTCGTGCCATAAAGCTGATGCTCGCAAAGGCCCCGTGCAATGATACGTCCC from Roseimaritima ulvae includes these protein-coding regions:
- a CDS encoding ATP-binding protein, yielding MASLFVIRGRDQGRHFNLALEPQTIGRDPKAGIQLLDSEVSREHALVSTKDGIEFSIRDLNSSNGTEVNGVSVVDQSLRSGDRIQMGQTLMIYTGSSQPASLEAAHSVDIVQRAAAAEPSKIVASADLSKGQSGGDRSLEVMYLTALAVGRTNDIPELLDRVLRLVFDWVVADRGCVMLLDSNTGELRPAARCDRKPQKATEPISISRTILDYVLENKEAVRTTDAKDDRRWDAAQSIVQAGIREAMCVPLQGRYSVVGAIYVDTYTSSGNLVAGGPRERFNDDQLRLITAIGYQAALAIEDTFYYSAMMQSERLAVMGQTIATLSHHIKNILQGIRGGGYLIDTGLKREDNEAVRRGWSMVEKNQERISNLVMDMLTFSKERQPERVLSDVNELLDDVTELMRVRAEEADCQLRTVLDSNLSPAYFDPEALHRAVLNVLTNAIDAVAGREQAEVVIGALPAKQGGVMIEIADNGPGIDPEDRQRIFSPFESGKGARGTGLGLPVSKKIMEEHDGWIAIQDRPGGGTIFQLYLPSEPDASSNRGDTGDAEDDADASLPSRDTLS
- the lpxC gene encoding UDP-3-O-acyl-N-acetylglucosamine deacetylase, producing MRQRNEHTIAHHCQVEGRGYWSGQHVCVRLFPASIGTGIRMVRTDLAEKPLLKVGVGARQDQQLRTTLACGTARFAMVEHLLAALYALEIDNCIVEVNAEELPGLDGSAAAYVDALRSAGLVIQAAPKSQLIVDRTIRIGTAASWLEVSPSPDGYAHFEYQLDYGPDSPIKPQSHRARMSAETFCHDIASARTFVTAEQVAELSKAGVAGHVTGKDLLVFDEQGPVGNLLRYKNECARHKLLDLVGDLALVGCDLVGRFVSHRGGHSLNATVAKKLLAVANTAIESNTRRAA
- a CDS encoding OmpH family outer membrane protein, which encodes MRNTKLAAYLFGFMAAGVLAPLAAQAQAPSPSSGHRVAVVDVAKIFKESPAIKSQVEKVENELKAYDTALGKKRDELKAAVEQLKTYNVGTPEYAAHEEKVASMESRLRLEMARKRKELADAEARIYYDNYQQITAAVKYLATYNKIDLVLRYNSEEMDPAKGESVIRSVMKNIVYHDAKLDMTALVMQYLNANVAKNDAPAAR
- the lpxA gene encoding acyl-ACP--UDP-N-acetylglucosamine O-acyltransferase, which gives rise to MSRKIAPTAAVDPQAIIEDDVQIGHFCVVGPHVTIGRGSILSNHVTISGHTTIGEDNHFFPGAVIGEAPQDLSYKGEPTRLEIGHSNVFREGVTVNRATMKEDGCTRVGNNCYLMTGVHIAHDCSVGDRVILANNTMLGGHAHIHNDVTVSGAVGISQFASIGCFAFVGAMSRVLHDVPPYMLVEGSPARPRCANIVALKRNQFPAEDIKALQNAFKLLYRSKVGAEQAAELLMGSGPIRPVLKHVFDFLEHSRGGRHGRGRDRRRAA
- a CDS encoding M20/M25/M40 family metallo-hydrolase, whose product is MFCIAFTLLIGFLSPPPVPAQQPLQTAPSAESGGAAGSAPAPVARMREDLQYLASDELTGRGPGTPGIDLAAQHIAAAFEEIGLQTELIDGQPFQPLELDLGAKAKAAETNHVTIMPSEGPTKQLELDKGMSPLSIGNSGKAEGPLVFAGYGITAPELQYDDYQDIDASGAVVMLIRKSPGGASKQSPFSERKHARHAFFATKVKNAIEHGAVAVLIVNDPASIEQQVKQLQRRVDGEKQRLRTVEETLQNAPEGLEQVRQTLQDTKRATEAQLQRLEDQLREGRAGLIGVDGAGGLDQPAAIPVVSISRQVADELLKPAAGASLKKLENAIAGELKPRSVALQDLQVAVQTDITQSTVQISNVIATLPGKGALAGESVVVGAHYDHVGMGGYGSLSPGTIAVHNGADDNASGTVTMLEVARRTMAQLQSVASHRRLIFIAFTGEERGLLGSKHYVKQPLFPLTQTVAMVNLDMVGRLQDNELTVYGTGTAPQFNALLDRLNEAAGFQMLRVPSGYGPSDHTSFYQAKVPVLFFFTGLHNDYHRPTDDFDKIDFGGLARITDMVTDVTRALATGPRPNYQSTEPGGSITRQLTVFFGIRMRNGDDSVTIAEVFEDSPAARAELRAGDKVVKIEGKAIQHSDGILAALRAKHPGDLLNVQIQRDGKTLNVRVLLAQRP
- a CDS encoding aldehyde dehydrogenase family protein; protein product: MLHLPALRWGKPYESLEKQHVVHFDTGAPIAEVSQVGGGIVQRDLRSAGKAREALLQLPPDDLIERCKQAAVLFESATLPMGDGTQDVDQFVHQQSASTGLPEHMCRANMAKNAFVLSHMDQILDCLTRGLDLSILSRGYGEEGRGVTVSYQAQSPILGAVLPNNSPGVHTLWLPAVPLQVGLALKPGSQEPWTPYRMIAAFIEAGIPREAFGLYPGGHDAGGAILAKSPKSMIFGSAQTLAQYAGNPRVQAHGPGFSKILLGDDIVDDWPQYLDLMVESVLSNSGRSCINCSGIWASRHTREIAQAIAEQIGPVDVLPPADPQSKLAAFTVPAMATGTYAMIQQDLAEAGVTDMTAEYGDKLIEKEHCAYLRPMVVHADSPDRGVAAKEYMFPFVSVVECPQKDMLARIGPTLIGTVLSQDQALVSAASRSVDIDRLNVGPIPTNRLNWLQPHEGNIIDFLFRSRAYQIADMPVAAS